AAAGATAGAGACATCAAGGAAATTGAAGGGATTGACTATATTTTAACGTGTAAAGATTATATAAAAAGAAAAGAATCATATATTATGCATAGCAATAATGCTCTAAAAATAAAGAACTTAGAAGAGATAAAATGTATTTTTTTCTTATATGATGAGAATATCCCGTGTCCTCATCTTACATTTTTAGATTACTGGTATGGAATTATTGGTATTAGTCTTTTAAAGTTTCTTGAAGTTAAAAACAATTATAAAAAAATAAAATTATGTCCAGTATGTAACAAATTTTTTATAGCGAAAGATACAAAAAGAGAATTTTGTTATTCTAAAGCTTGTGAACAGAAATATAAGAAAGAATATCAAAGAGACTATATGAGGGGGAAACGAGATAAAAATAGTCCTAATTTTGACAGCAATTATATAATATAAAGTAATATTTTAGATGTTTAAATAACTTAACCAATATCCCATATTCTCATATTTTATAATATCTCTACATACAACTATCTATATTTTTCCAAAACGGCTTCTTAGAGTTTGAACAAATAATTGGTCTGCTGATTTTGATACTATTTCAAGAGGAGAAAATTCTTTTTTCCATGCCAGAAAAAACATAACAATTAACAGTGCAATCGTAATAAATATATTTTGCCAAGCATTGAGTTCCCATTGTCCTTGCCAAGAGATATGAAATCTGTCTGAAAAGGGAAGAAAATAAGGAACTGTCCATATTTCTCCATCAGGACCTCTTGAGCCAATAATATCGCCTAATAAATGCAAATGAAAAGAGATAAAAGACAAAATTGCTATAAACATCCTTTTAGAAAACACCAATGCTGTAAAAAAAATGATTAATCCAAATCCTATGTTATGACATAATAAGTGATGATATTTAGTCCACCACAATAATGGATGTTCCCAATTAAAAGTCAATTTTTCAGCAATAATACCTAATCCGTCAATATCAGGAATAACACAGCTGACAGCTACAATAATACGGTCTTTAGTGTTAGAATTATCAGCATTTGCAACTGTCCAACCGACTAAAAAATGAGTAATCGGATTCATAGTATAGATTCCTAAATTGTCTTAAAAAGAGAAGAACATCTGCGTTCAAACACCTAAATTTACTCTAAAATATAATTTTTATTACCACAAAGTTTTAGCATCATAATCGGTAAAATATGAATCAGCTGTAACTATTGTCAAGTTTTCCTGAATCGACTGAGCTATAAGCAATCTATCAAAAGGGTCTTTGTGATGAAATGGTAGTTCTTTTAACGATAAAATATGCGCCAACCTAATCGGGAGCAATTTAATAAAACCTTTATTAATGTTATCGTCAATAATTTTTTCTAAATCGACATCTAAATATAATTTCCCTAATTGTGATTTTATTTGGATTTCCCAGATACTTATAAGACTGAGAAACACAACATTTTTTTGATCTTTATAGATCAATTTTACTTTTGTAGTTACTTTTTCAGGAGCAAACAATAACCATAAAAAGACATGAGTATCCAATAATAATTTCATATTTTTTCTCCTAACCAGAATTCATCGGGTAAAGGCTCTGAAAAATCATCATTCATCCTCATTTTCCCAGCATACTGACCTATAGGGCGTTCAATCTGAACTTGTTGTGTTTTTGGATGAACTACAAGCACAATATCAACTTCCTGATTTGCAAGAATAGATGGCAGTTGTAAATTTAAAATACCTTTCTGGTCTATTTGAGATGTAAATTGAAAACTTTGCATGTTTATATTTTCTCCTCCTGTAATAGCCTATAACACATTCAATCTTTGATAAACTTCTTTCATAATCGCATCCGACACTATTTTTGCAAATTCTTCCATGTTT
The DNA window shown above is from Desulfobacterales bacterium and carries:
- a CDS encoding type II toxin-antitoxin system VapC family toxin, encoding MKLLLDTHVFLWLLFAPEKVTTKVKLIYKDQKNVVFLSLISIWEIQIKSQLGKLYLDVDLEKIIDDNINKGFIKLLPIRLAHILSLKELPFHHKDPFDRLLIAQSIQENLTIVTADSYFTDYDAKTLW
- a CDS encoding metal-dependent hydrolase, with product MNPITHFLVGWTVANADNSNTKDRIIVAVSCVIPDIDGLGIIAEKLTFNWEHPLLWWTKYHHLLCHNIGFGLIIFFTALVFSKRMFIAILSFISFHLHLLGDIIGSRGPDGEIWTVPYFLPFSDRFHISWQGQWELNAWQNIFITIALLIVMFFLAWKKEFSPLEIVSKSADQLFVQTLRSRFGKI